Proteins from a genomic interval of Cupriavidus sp. WKF15:
- a CDS encoding tripartite tricarboxylate transporter substrate binding protein encodes MQMHTHLPARRMALHGLGALAVALCGVASPAHAGAYPDKPIRLVVPFPPGGGTDVVGRLLAAGLSRELGKTVVVENVAGATGTIGSAQVARAAPDGYTLVLGISATHAIAPAIFPRLTYDPLRDFVPVSRLFYGGNVLIAGPGFTGRDLPELIATAMRPGADLAYGSWGNGSGGHLAGESLNVLGGIHLRHIPYKGVSPMLTDVMGGTLPVAMSDLAGTLPLIRSGKVRALAVTGSERSPALPHVPTFTEAGVAFGVDSWFALFAPARTPVEIVDKLERATVAVMQDPAVKAQADTLGMRYAPQPRSAFAAQMRSDVSAWAALVKSSGAAQE; translated from the coding sequence ATGCAGATGCACACGCACTTGCCGGCGCGGCGCATGGCGCTGCACGGACTGGGCGCGCTCGCCGTGGCACTGTGCGGGGTAGCTTCCCCTGCGCACGCCGGCGCGTATCCCGACAAGCCGATCCGGCTGGTCGTACCGTTCCCGCCGGGCGGCGGCACCGACGTGGTCGGCCGGCTTCTCGCGGCGGGACTGTCCAGGGAACTCGGCAAGACCGTGGTGGTGGAGAACGTGGCGGGTGCCACTGGCACCATTGGCTCGGCCCAGGTCGCGCGCGCCGCGCCTGACGGCTACACGCTGGTGCTGGGCATCTCCGCCACGCATGCGATCGCGCCAGCGATCTTCCCCAGGCTGACCTATGATCCACTGCGCGACTTCGTGCCCGTCAGCCGGCTTTTCTATGGCGGCAACGTGCTGATCGCCGGCCCCGGCTTTACCGGCCGCGACCTGCCCGAGCTGATCGCCACGGCCATGCGCCCCGGTGCCGACCTGGCCTACGGTTCATGGGGCAACGGCTCCGGCGGCCATCTTGCGGGCGAAAGCCTCAACGTGCTAGGCGGCATCCACCTGCGCCATATCCCCTACAAGGGCGTGAGCCCGATGCTGACCGACGTAATGGGCGGCACGCTGCCCGTGGCCATGTCGGACCTCGCTGGCACGCTGCCGCTGATCCGCAGCGGCAAGGTGAGGGCGCTGGCGGTCACTGGCTCCGAGCGCTCGCCCGCGCTGCCCCATGTGCCGACCTTTACCGAAGCGGGCGTGGCGTTCGGCGTCGACAGCTGGTTCGCGCTGTTCGCCCCCGCGCGCACGCCGGTCGAGATCGTCGACAAGCTCGAACGCGCCACGGTCGCGGTCATGCAAGATCCTGCCGTCAAAGCGCAGGCCGACACGCTCGGCATGCGCTACGCCCCCCAGCCACGCAGCGCCTTCGCTGCGCAGATGCGCAGCGATGTGTCCGCCTGGGCCGCGCTGGTCAAGTCAAGCGGTGCGGCCCAGGAATGA
- a CDS encoding acetate--CoA ligase family protein — translation MVDLNSLLYPRSIAVVGASTQPDKVGGMPIRLLRELGYAGRLYPVNPSAAEVQGLRAYGSLAEIGEPVDLAIVAVPASASQDVMAQLAGNGTRAAVVFTSGFAEAGEGGVRMQDMLARGARDAGVTLLGPNCLGAMNLRERMFATFSPIPLGGVPPVGEVGLVSQSGAFGAYAYALAREAGLGLSHWVTTGNEAGLQVADVIAWLANDPNTRVILAYIEGCRDGARLRQALAAARAAGKPVVVTKVGTTAAGARSAQSHTASLTGEDAVYQAVFDAYGVHRAHTLEEFFRLGYVLTRGRRPAAWQRREAGRTGAATPLAIVTVSGGVGIMMADRAEQLGLPLPPMPDDAAEALRTAIPFASTANPIDVTGQVVAQPRVFMDAIAGVARSGAYGCVAAFLAGGASAPRLWPALQQTIGALSEDADAAPLLLAGIVDDDKREWLEARGCLVFREPGHAVEAVATLAQAAELESARRTSSETGPRTDARLRELPRGATALSEHEAMRLLADAGVPVAPHGLAHDADEAVRIAEGLGYPVVVKLCSREILHKSDVGGVALNLADAQAVRDAFDRMAQAVALARTESGAPVPFEGVLVARMVRGWGEVMVGVRRDPVFGLVALAGIGGTAVEIFRQTACGLAPLSRAQARAMLRDCRAAALCEGHRGNPAVDLDAAAQVLATVSQLAAELGERLDTLEINPFIVTAQGLVAADAVVTLRPDSRSAS, via the coding sequence ATGGTTGACCTGAATTCCCTGCTGTACCCGCGTTCGATCGCGGTGGTCGGTGCTTCCACCCAGCCGGACAAGGTGGGGGGCATGCCGATCCGGCTGCTGCGCGAACTGGGCTATGCGGGGCGCCTCTATCCGGTCAACCCGTCCGCTGCCGAGGTGCAGGGCCTGCGTGCCTATGGCTCGCTGGCGGAGATCGGCGAACCCGTCGACCTGGCGATCGTGGCGGTGCCGGCCAGCGCCAGCCAGGACGTGATGGCGCAGCTGGCCGGCAACGGCACGCGGGCCGCGGTGGTCTTCACCTCAGGCTTCGCGGAAGCCGGGGAGGGCGGCGTGCGCATGCAGGACATGCTGGCGCGCGGCGCACGCGATGCCGGCGTGACGCTGCTGGGCCCCAACTGCCTGGGCGCGATGAACCTGCGCGAGCGCATGTTCGCCACCTTCTCGCCGATCCCGCTTGGCGGCGTGCCGCCGGTCGGTGAAGTCGGGCTGGTCAGCCAGAGCGGGGCCTTCGGCGCCTATGCGTACGCGCTGGCGCGCGAAGCGGGGCTGGGCCTGAGCCACTGGGTCACCACCGGCAACGAGGCCGGGCTGCAGGTTGCCGACGTGATCGCGTGGCTGGCCAACGACCCGAACACCCGCGTGATCCTTGCCTACATTGAAGGCTGCCGCGACGGCGCGCGCCTGCGCCAGGCGCTGGCCGCGGCGCGTGCGGCGGGCAAGCCGGTGGTGGTCACCAAGGTCGGCACCACGGCGGCAGGCGCGCGCTCGGCGCAGTCGCACACGGCCAGCCTGACTGGTGAGGATGCGGTGTACCAGGCGGTGTTCGATGCCTACGGCGTGCACCGGGCCCATACGCTCGAAGAGTTCTTCCGGCTCGGCTATGTGCTGACCCGCGGCCGGCGGCCGGCGGCCTGGCAGCGCCGGGAAGCGGGGCGCACCGGCGCCGCCACGCCGCTGGCGATCGTCACCGTGTCGGGCGGCGTGGGCATCATGATGGCCGATCGTGCCGAACAGCTGGGATTGCCGCTGCCGCCGATGCCGGACGACGCGGCCGAGGCGCTGCGCACCGCGATCCCGTTCGCCAGCACCGCCAATCCGATCGACGTGACGGGGCAGGTGGTGGCGCAACCGCGCGTGTTCATGGACGCCATCGCAGGCGTGGCGCGCAGCGGCGCCTACGGCTGCGTGGCGGCCTTTCTCGCCGGTGGCGCCAGTGCGCCGCGGCTGTGGCCAGCGCTGCAGCAGACCATCGGTGCGTTAAGCGAAGACGCAGATGCCGCACCGCTGCTGCTGGCCGGCATCGTCGACGACGACAAGCGCGAATGGCTGGAAGCACGCGGCTGCCTGGTGTTTCGCGAACCTGGTCACGCCGTGGAAGCCGTCGCCACGCTGGCGCAGGCGGCGGAGCTGGAGTCCGCCCGGCGTACGTCGTCAGAGACCGGGCCGCGGACCGATGCGCGACTGCGCGAGCTGCCGCGTGGAGCCACGGCGCTGTCCGAGCACGAGGCCATGCGCCTGCTCGCCGACGCCGGCGTGCCGGTAGCTCCGCACGGGCTTGCGCACGATGCGGACGAGGCGGTGCGCATTGCCGAGGGCCTTGGGTATCCCGTGGTGGTGAAGCTGTGCTCGCGCGAAATCCTGCACAAGAGCGATGTCGGCGGCGTGGCACTCAACCTCGCCGATGCGCAGGCGGTGCGCGATGCCTTCGACCGCATGGCGCAAGCGGTCGCCCTGGCGCGCACCGAAAGCGGCGCGCCGGTGCCATTCGAAGGCGTGCTGGTAGCGCGCATGGTGCGAGGCTGGGGCGAGGTGATGGTCGGCGTGCGGCGCGACCCGGTGTTCGGGCTGGTGGCGCTGGCGGGCATCGGCGGCACTGCCGTCGAGATCTTCCGCCAGACTGCCTGCGGGCTGGCGCCGCTGTCACGCGCACAAGCGCGCGCGATGCTGCGCGACTGCCGCGCCGCCGCGTTGTGCGAAGGGCATCGCGGCAACCCCGCAGTGGATCTCGATGCCGCCGCGCAGGTGCTGGCCACGGTGTCGCAACTGGCCGCCGAGCTGGGCGAGCGCCTGGACACGCTCGAGATCAATCCTTTTATCGTTACCGCGCAGGGGCTGGTCGCCGCTGACGCGGTGGTCACGCTTCGCCCGGACAGTCGCAGCGCTTCATAG
- a CDS encoding helix-turn-helix domain-containing protein: MNLPVEQFIAERRRDDPSFGGLLAKGFALLRCFIDEPRPLGNGELSQRLQLPRATVSRICRTLFELGYLDWDPKLDKYFVSAQVLALGYPYLAGLQVRHVARPLMQALADRIEGAASMGVAHRLDVTYLQSCTHNEGTPARPGTGAVRSVLSTAMGRAYLCTLSKAQFESLMVAAREERPEEYAAFYDTLCQNVAHYPKRGFALNEGDAGVGVYGVGVYSRIKYLNRPLLFNCAVPGSQVKRGMMEKKVAPLLMEMVRSIEAATGLRY; the protein is encoded by the coding sequence ATGAACCTGCCAGTCGAACAATTCATTGCCGAACGCCGCCGCGACGATCCGTCCTTCGGCGGCCTGCTGGCCAAGGGCTTCGCCCTGCTGCGCTGCTTTATCGACGAGCCGCGCCCGCTCGGCAACGGCGAGCTGTCGCAGCGGTTGCAACTGCCGCGCGCCACCGTCTCGCGCATTTGCCGCACGCTGTTCGAGCTGGGCTACCTCGACTGGGATCCCAAGCTCGACAAGTACTTCGTCAGCGCTCAGGTGCTGGCGCTGGGCTACCCGTACCTGGCCGGGCTGCAGGTGCGCCACGTGGCCCGGCCACTGATGCAGGCGCTGGCGGACCGCATCGAGGGTGCCGCGTCGATGGGCGTGGCGCACCGGCTCGACGTGACCTACTTGCAGTCCTGCACCCACAACGAGGGCACTCCGGCCCGGCCGGGAACCGGCGCCGTGCGCTCGGTGTTGAGCACGGCCATGGGCCGGGCCTACCTGTGCACCTTGTCGAAGGCGCAGTTCGAAAGCCTGATGGTGGCCGCCCGCGAGGAGCGACCCGAGGAGTACGCCGCGTTCTACGACACGCTGTGCCAAAACGTCGCGCACTACCCCAAGCGCGGCTTCGCGCTCAACGAGGGTGACGCCGGGGTCGGCGTGTACGGCGTGGGCGTTTATTCGCGCATCAAGTACCTGAACCGCCCGCTGCTGTTCAACTGCGCCGTGCCTGGCTCGCAGGTGAAGCGCGGGATGATGGAAAAGAAGGTGGCGCCGCTGCTGATGGAGATGGTGCGCTCCATCGAGGCCGCCACCGGCCTGCGCTATTAG
- a CDS encoding tripartite tricarboxylate transporter substrate binding protein produces MNNRTLARRRRALLITAAALCLLPPGAGAEDAYPTRPVRLVVAYPAGGLTDTLARALADGLGKRLGQTIVVENKGGAGGIIGTDQAAKAAPDGYTLLLTIPGPITSNLALYKKLPYDPRTDLRPISDIATARTVLAVNAAVPVKTVAELIDYAKKEPGKLRMGSWGPGTQPHTIQTYMARKYGVDILHVPYRGEGPMVTDLLAGQVNVTVGSVTALQQHFAGGKLRPIAVTGPWRARSLPDVPTFAEAGFPDDAYRLTGPITLMAPAKTPQPVVDRLGREVSALVKSPAFAKRVEDMGAEPIGNTPSEAASAYKAYLPVVLKLTADTGVTLD; encoded by the coding sequence ATGAATAACCGCACCCTGGCACGCCGGCGGCGAGCCTTGCTGATCACAGCCGCGGCCTTGTGCCTGCTGCCGCCTGGCGCAGGCGCCGAGGATGCCTACCCGACCAGGCCGGTGCGGCTGGTGGTGGCGTACCCGGCAGGCGGACTGACCGACACGCTGGCGCGCGCGCTTGCGGATGGCCTCGGCAAGCGGCTTGGCCAGACCATCGTGGTTGAAAACAAGGGCGGTGCGGGCGGCATCATCGGCACAGACCAGGCGGCCAAGGCGGCGCCCGACGGCTACACCCTGCTGCTGACCATCCCTGGCCCGATCACGTCGAACCTGGCGCTATACAAGAAGCTGCCCTACGATCCGCGCACCGACCTGCGCCCGATTTCCGACATCGCCACCGCGCGCACCGTGCTGGCGGTCAATGCCGCCGTGCCGGTCAAGACCGTGGCCGAACTGATCGACTACGCCAAAAAGGAACCGGGCAAGCTGCGCATGGGTTCCTGGGGGCCGGGCACCCAGCCGCATACCATCCAGACCTACATGGCCAGGAAGTACGGCGTCGACATCCTGCACGTGCCCTACCGCGGCGAGGGGCCGATGGTGACCGACCTGCTCGCCGGCCAGGTCAATGTGACCGTCGGCTCGGTCACCGCGTTGCAGCAACACTTCGCCGGCGGCAAGTTGCGGCCGATCGCAGTGACCGGACCGTGGCGCGCCAGGTCTCTGCCCGACGTGCCCACCTTTGCAGAGGCAGGCTTTCCCGACGACGCCTACCGGCTGACCGGCCCGATCACGCTGATGGCCCCGGCCAAAACGCCCCAGCCTGTCGTCGACCGCCTCGGCCGCGAGGTCAGCGCGCTGGTGAAAAGCCCGGCCTTCGCCAAGCGTGTCGAAGACATGGGGGCAGAACCGATCGGCAACACCCCGTCCGAGGCAGCCAGTGCCTACAAGGCTTACCTGCCGGTGGTGCTGAAGCTGACGGCCGACACCGGGGTCACGCTGGACTGA
- the phnN gene encoding phosphonate metabolism protein/1,5-bisphosphokinase (PRPP-forming) PhnN, with the protein MSQPMNIDGTGLFYVMGPSGSGKDSLLRALHSRLGPRDRVVVAHRYITRDADANEASVSLSAGEFERRAALGCMALHWRSHGLHYGIGLEIEPWLARGLKVIVNGSREHLPHAVARYPKLCAVHVRVKPEVLGARLRQRGRESEEAIVQRLARADESFAVPAQCRVVEIDNSGALEDSTLAFARLVGL; encoded by the coding sequence ATGAGCCAGCCCATGAATATCGACGGCACCGGCCTGTTCTATGTCATGGGGCCATCGGGCAGCGGCAAGGACTCGCTGCTGCGCGCGCTGCATTCGCGCCTGGGGCCGCGCGACCGCGTGGTTGTGGCCCATCGCTACATCACGCGGGACGCGGATGCCAACGAGGCTTCCGTCTCCCTTTCCGCTGGCGAGTTCGAGCGCCGCGCCGCGCTTGGCTGCATGGCCTTGCACTGGCGCAGCCATGGCCTGCACTATGGCATCGGCCTGGAGATCGAGCCGTGGCTGGCGCGCGGCCTGAAGGTCATCGTCAATGGCTCGCGCGAGCACCTGCCGCATGCGGTGGCACGCTACCCGAAGCTTTGCGCCGTGCATGTCCGCGTGAAGCCGGAAGTGCTGGGCGCGCGCCTGCGCCAGCGCGGCCGTGAGTCCGAAGAGGCGATCGTGCAGCGTCTCGCGCGCGCGGATGAGTCCTTTGCCGTGCCGGCGCAATGCCGCGTGGTCGAGATCGACAACAGCGGCGCGCTGGAAGATTCGACCCTGGCATTCGCCCGGCTGGTCGGCCTCTGA
- a CDS encoding DUF1045 domain-containing protein: MIMQAHRYAIYLAPGEPFRTFGSQWLGRDADTGAALPHPDRPRAWIDAPAHYGLHATLKPPFRLATGASAPMLDAAARSFAREHNAIDAPLVLRELRGFVAWCLDENTAGARATHALADACVQAFEPFRAPATAEEVARRRPHQLTAAQRQMLEAWGYPYVFDTFKFHITLTGMLAAVDAVAALARLSADCQELLQTPLHVDGISVFVQPEAGEDFVVGRHYRFDGSVVDGAGTAYLEA, from the coding sequence GTGATCATGCAAGCCCATCGCTACGCCATCTACCTCGCCCCCGGCGAGCCGTTCCGTACGTTCGGCAGCCAGTGGCTCGGCCGCGACGCCGACACCGGCGCCGCGCTGCCTCATCCGGACCGGCCGCGGGCATGGATCGACGCGCCCGCGCACTATGGCCTGCATGCCACCCTGAAGCCGCCGTTCAGGCTGGCGACGGGCGCCAGCGCGCCCATGCTCGACGCGGCTGCCCGGTCGTTTGCCAGGGAACACAACGCGATCGATGCACCGCTGGTCCTGCGTGAGCTGCGTGGCTTCGTGGCCTGGTGCCTGGACGAGAACACGGCCGGTGCACGCGCAACACACGCACTGGCCGATGCCTGCGTGCAGGCATTCGAGCCGTTCCGCGCGCCCGCGACCGCCGAGGAAGTCGCCCGCCGCCGTCCGCATCAGCTCACGGCCGCGCAGCGTCAGATGCTGGAAGCCTGGGGCTATCCCTATGTCTTCGACACCTTCAAGTTCCATATCACGCTGACGGGCATGCTTGCGGCCGTGGATGCCGTTGCCGCGCTGGCAAGACTATCCGCCGATTGCCAGGAGCTGCTGCAAACGCCGCTGCATGTGGACGGCATCAGCGTATTCGTCCAGCCGGAGGCCGGTGAAGATTTCGTCGTCGGCAGGCACTACCGCTTCGACGGCAGCGTGGTGGACGGAGCCGGCACCGCCTATCTGGAAGCATGA
- a CDS encoding alpha-D-ribose 1-methylphosphonate 5-triphosphate diphosphatase: MHITSQATTAPLAGITGRRVLGTGAIVPATLGFHDGCVAQQMPQAGPCLDAGDLLVLPGIVDLHGDAFERAVMPRPGVSFPYAGALLDVDRQLLAHGITTEFHGVTLSWEGGLRGEAYALRMFEALAQLGSVLGASHKVHLRFEAYHLDGVETALAWMEAGRVGLLAINDHLPTMVRRIGDDRKVLQYAERAECDMETFRNRLRAASRHEQDVPGAMSRLIAAACGAGLPVASHDDPDLATRQRYHGQSCRIAEFPLSVETARLARQLGDDVVFGAPNVVRGTSHTGAPNATEMVSAGLCTVLASDYYYPAPLQAAFKLVQLGVVDLPGAWKLVSRNPARAAGLRDRGTLVPGLRADAIVVDDRQPGLPRVVATIVGGHLKHAAMPLPMTDISGAGLAGNDSKAA, from the coding sequence ATGCATATCACTAGCCAAGCTACCACGGCCCCGCTCGCGGGGATTACAGGCCGCCGCGTGCTGGGTACGGGCGCCATCGTCCCGGCCACGCTGGGGTTCCATGACGGCTGCGTGGCGCAGCAGATGCCGCAGGCGGGGCCGTGTCTCGACGCCGGCGACCTGCTCGTGCTGCCGGGCATCGTCGATCTCCATGGCGATGCCTTCGAGCGCGCCGTGATGCCGCGCCCCGGCGTGAGCTTCCCATACGCGGGCGCGCTGCTCGATGTGGACCGCCAGCTGCTCGCGCATGGCATCACCACCGAGTTCCACGGCGTGACGCTGTCATGGGAAGGCGGGCTGCGCGGCGAGGCCTACGCACTGCGCATGTTTGAAGCACTGGCCCAGCTCGGATCGGTGCTCGGCGCCTCGCACAAGGTCCACCTGCGCTTCGAGGCCTACCATCTCGACGGCGTGGAGACGGCACTTGCCTGGATGGAAGCCGGGCGCGTCGGGCTGCTGGCCATCAACGACCACCTGCCGACCATGGTCCGCCGCATCGGCGACGACCGCAAGGTCCTGCAATACGCGGAGCGCGCCGAGTGCGACATGGAGACCTTCCGCAACCGTCTGCGCGCGGCCAGCCGCCACGAACAAGACGTACCGGGCGCCATGTCCCGCCTGATTGCCGCGGCGTGCGGCGCGGGCCTGCCCGTGGCATCGCACGACGACCCGGACCTTGCCACGCGGCAGCGCTACCACGGGCAGAGTTGCCGCATCGCGGAATTTCCGCTGTCGGTCGAGACCGCGCGCCTGGCCCGCCAGCTCGGCGATGACGTCGTGTTCGGCGCGCCCAATGTGGTACGCGGCACCAGTCATACCGGTGCGCCCAATGCCACCGAAATGGTATCGGCGGGGCTGTGCACGGTGCTGGCGTCCGACTACTACTATCCGGCCCCGCTACAGGCCGCGTTCAAGCTGGTGCAGCTTGGCGTGGTGGACCTTCCCGGAGCCTGGAAGCTGGTATCGCGCAATCCGGCGCGCGCCGCGGGCCTGCGTGACCGCGGCACCCTGGTCCCCGGCCTGCGCGCCGACGCGATCGTGGTCGATGACCGCCAGCCCGGCCTGCCGCGCGTGGTCGCGACGATCGTTGGCGGCCATCTGAAGCATGCCGCCATGCCGCTGCCCATGACCGATATTTCCGGCGCGGGCCTGGCCGGCAACGACAGCAAGGCAGCGTGA
- the phnF gene encoding phosphonate metabolism transcriptional regulator PhnF, protein MSDREVERGSGVAVWRQIGEALAADIRNKLYGPGEQLPPEPELASRFAVNRHTIRRAMGELELSGLVRIEQGRGTFVQEHAIDYAIGRRTRFSQNLAAQGMRGHVEMLDSRVLRAPDIARHLGLPRTADILHVQMIGKAEDRTIDVAEHYFDNKRFPGLAEQLREKLSISRALAHFGIADYTRKWSRITASMPSAPVARLLNQPKTRPVLQVEALNVDIDGAPLQYSMTRFAGDWVQLTVSDSE, encoded by the coding sequence ATGTCTGATCGAGAAGTGGAACGGGGTTCCGGCGTCGCGGTATGGCGCCAGATTGGCGAGGCGCTGGCAGCGGACATCCGCAACAAGCTCTATGGCCCCGGTGAACAACTGCCGCCGGAACCGGAGCTGGCCAGCCGCTTCGCCGTCAACCGCCACACCATCCGCCGCGCCATGGGCGAGCTGGAACTGAGCGGCCTCGTGCGGATCGAGCAGGGCCGTGGCACCTTCGTGCAGGAACACGCGATCGACTATGCGATCGGGCGCCGCACGCGCTTTTCGCAGAACCTCGCCGCGCAGGGCATGCGCGGGCATGTCGAGATGCTGGACAGCCGGGTATTGCGCGCGCCCGACATCGCCAGGCACCTGGGCCTGCCGCGCACCGCGGACATCCTGCACGTGCAGATGATCGGCAAGGCCGAAGACCGCACCATCGACGTCGCCGAGCACTATTTCGACAACAAGCGCTTTCCCGGCCTGGCCGAGCAGTTGCGCGAAAAGCTGTCGATTTCGCGCGCGCTCGCACACTTTGGCATTGCCGACTACACGCGCAAATGGTCGCGCATCACGGCGTCGATGCCGAGCGCGCCGGTCGCGCGGCTGCTGAACCAGCCCAAGACACGCCCGGTGCTGCAGGTGGAGGCGCTGAACGTCGATATCGACGGTGCGCCGCTGCAGTACAGCATGACCCGCTTTGCCGGAGACTGGGTGCAACTCACGGTTTCCGACAGTGAGTAA
- the phnG gene encoding phosphonate C-P lyase system protein PhnG, with translation MQDDTTADANAARAAWLRILALAPPDALDAAYAQLSGPGGLPAHRLLRKPEAGMAMVRGRAGGTGAQFNLGEVTVTRCAVVLEGGTAGGTAGVAYIQGRGTRHAEQAAVLDALLQRADWHQRVQETVLGPLARAQAERAASRAGVAAQTRVEFFTMVRGED, from the coding sequence ATGCAAGACGATACCACGGCGGACGCCAACGCAGCCCGTGCTGCGTGGCTGCGCATCCTGGCGCTGGCGCCGCCGGATGCGCTCGATGCGGCCTACGCGCAACTTTCCGGTCCAGGCGGCCTGCCCGCCCACCGCCTGCTGCGCAAGCCGGAAGCCGGCATGGCCATGGTGCGCGGCCGTGCCGGCGGCACTGGCGCCCAGTTCAACCTTGGCGAAGTCACGGTGACGCGCTGCGCCGTCGTGCTCGAAGGCGGAACCGCGGGCGGCACGGCGGGCGTCGCCTACATTCAGGGCCGCGGCACGCGCCACGCCGAGCAGGCGGCCGTGCTGGACGCCCTCCTTCAGCGCGCCGACTGGCACCAGCGCGTGCAGGAAACGGTGCTCGGGCCGCTCGCACGGGCCCAGGCCGAACGGGCCGCAAGCCGCGCGGGCGTTGCCGCACAGACGCGCGTGGAGTTTTTCACCATGGTTCGCGGAGAAGACTGA
- the phnH gene encoding phosphonate C-P lyase system protein PhnH — protein MQPLQPTTAAASASLLPGFGNPVEDAQQVFRATLDAMARPGTVQPLPATSGVPEGLSPAQAALLLTLADADTPVWLPAGVPAAVRAFLRFHCGCPLVDDVGAATFVCVPAGHAQPPLAACAQGEPAYPDRSATLIAEVASLADGESLTLRGPGIETTQRLHVNGLPDGFRASWRANHAAFPLGVDLLLTSGDQFCALARTTQLED, from the coding sequence ATGCAACCGCTCCAACCCACCACCGCCGCGGCGAGCGCCTCGCTGTTGCCCGGCTTCGGCAATCCGGTCGAAGATGCCCAGCAGGTGTTTCGCGCCACGCTCGATGCCATGGCCCGGCCCGGCACCGTGCAGCCGCTGCCCGCGACAAGCGGCGTGCCGGAAGGCCTCTCGCCGGCCCAGGCCGCGCTGCTCCTGACGCTGGCCGACGCCGATACCCCGGTCTGGCTGCCGGCAGGCGTGCCCGCTGCGGTGCGGGCCTTCCTGCGCTTTCACTGCGGCTGCCCGCTGGTGGACGACGTCGGCGCGGCCACCTTTGTCTGCGTTCCCGCCGGCCATGCGCAGCCACCCCTGGCCGCTTGTGCGCAGGGCGAGCCAGCCTATCCGGACCGGTCGGCGACGCTCATCGCGGAAGTCGCGTCTCTTGCCGACGGCGAATCGCTGACACTGCGCGGCCCCGGCATCGAGACCACGCAGCGTCTGCATGTCAACGGCCTGCCCGACGGCTTCCGCGCAAGCTGGCGCGCCAACCACGCCGCGTTCCCGCTAGGCGTGGACCTGCTGCTGACCAGCGGCGACCAATTCTGCGCGCTTGCGCGCACCACGCAACTGGAGGACTGA
- a CDS encoding carbon-phosphorus lyase complex subunit PhnI yields MYVAVKGGERAILNSYQRLDAYRRGDTAVPELTLAQIREQMPLAVSRVMAEGSLYDPHLAALALKQAAGDQIEAIFLLRAYRTTLPRFGYTQPVDTGKMRLERRISSTFKDVPGGQVLGPTYDYTQRLLDFSLEAGRDPEPLAPSPEPLASDMPRVTALLEADELVEADAIPPGDPAPPDLTREPLTLPAGRAARLQNLARADEGFLLSMGYSTQRGYGNSHPFAAEIRYGTAEVELFVEELGFAVTIGQVDLTECQMVSQFTGNASEAPRFTRGYGLVFGYGERKAMSMALADRAMRAAELGEAADAPANDVEFMLYHSDNVEASGFVQHLKLPHYVDFQANLELLRRLRAEQESARPDAAPSVAAPATQPPEETLA; encoded by the coding sequence ATGTACGTAGCCGTCAAGGGAGGCGAGCGTGCCATCCTCAATTCCTACCAGAGGCTCGATGCCTACCGCCGCGGCGATACCGCGGTGCCCGAGCTGACGCTGGCGCAGATACGCGAACAGATGCCGCTGGCGGTCTCGCGCGTGATGGCCGAGGGCTCGCTGTACGACCCGCACCTGGCGGCGCTGGCGCTCAAGCAGGCCGCGGGTGACCAGATCGAAGCCATCTTCCTGCTGCGCGCCTACCGCACCACGCTGCCGCGCTTTGGCTACACCCAGCCGGTCGACACGGGCAAGATGCGGCTTGAGCGCCGGATCTCGTCGACCTTCAAGGATGTCCCCGGCGGACAGGTGCTCGGCCCGACCTACGACTACACGCAGCGCCTGCTGGACTTCTCGCTCGAAGCCGGGCGCGACCCGGAGCCGCTGGCACCGTCGCCCGAGCCGCTGGCGTCCGACATGCCGCGCGTGACCGCACTGCTGGAGGCCGACGAGCTGGTCGAGGCCGATGCCATCCCTCCGGGCGACCCCGCCCCGCCCGACTTGACCCGCGAACCGCTGACGCTGCCCGCCGGCCGCGCCGCGCGCCTGCAGAACCTGGCGCGCGCGGACGAGGGCTTCCTGCTGTCGATGGGCTACTCGACGCAGCGCGGCTACGGCAACTCGCACCCGTTCGCAGCCGAGATCCGCTACGGCACGGCCGAAGTCGAGCTGTTCGTCGAAGAGCTGGGCTTTGCCGTGACCATCGGCCAGGTCGATCTGACCGAATGCCAGATGGTCAGCCAGTTCACGGGCAACGCCAGCGAGGCGCCGCGCTTCACGCGCGGCTACGGCCTGGTGTTCGGCTACGGCGAACGCAAGGCCATGTCGATGGCGCTGGCCGACCGTGCCATGCGCGCCGCCGAGCTTGGCGAAGCCGCCGATGCGCCGGCCAATGACGTGGAATTCATGCTCTACCACAGCGACAACGTCGAGGCCTCCGGCTTCGTGCAGCACCTGAAGCTGCCCCATTACGTGGACTTCCAGGCCAACCTGGAACTGCTGCGCCGCCTGCGCGCGGAGCAGGAATCGGCGCGGCCCGACGCCGCGCCGTCAGTTGCCGCACCCGCTACCCAGCCCCCGGAGGAGACGCTGGCATGA